The following proteins come from a genomic window of Malus sylvestris chromosome 4, drMalSylv7.2, whole genome shotgun sequence:
- the LOC126618633 gene encoding disease resistance protein RUN1-like isoform X1: protein MALVRTSQGTSSDSINFRGYRYDVFLSFRGEDTRMTFTDHLYTALNNAGFLTFRDDDELKRGEVIKPGLRKAIHLSRTSVVVFSEDYASSRWCLDELVMILERKRILKRQRPPSDHVVLPVFYHVDPSHVRKQTESIGKAFERHETSQSPKKVTRWRKALAEVANLAGMVLQNKADGYESKFIEKIVKVIGDKLSRTPLSVEPKLVGIQSQVERINLWLQDGSSDVGIFVLYGMSGIGKTTIAKHIYNSNYKRFTGSSFIENIKEIAVRNGLVQIQMKLLYDILNGRKVKIQSVSEGISKIEGAISSRRVLLVLDDVDQMDQLDAVLRMKDRFFPGSKILITTRRERLLKAHQVTKVYNVKTLGYNESLELFSWHAFGQDHPIEEYMEHSKMAVQHSGGLPLALKLLGSSLSGESICVWQSALEKLKVFPNGEIMNKLRISYDSLQDDHDRKLFLHIACFLIGRKKNYIVRILDGCDFHTTIGIHNLIDRCLVTVSECGWVNMHDMIRGMGREIVRLESEEPEKRSRLWRHKDSFQVLREKNGSQTIQGLVLDMRMHPANSPINTNETALETNAFERMRKLQLLHLSHVRLDGCYADFPTGLRWLCWLEFPLDSIPIDFPLKYLVVLEMQHSSLRQVYKGTKFLPSLKILDVSHSHGLTEIVDFSLCPSLEELIIVDCTSLIDVHESIRTLERLVYLNMKDCKNLRMLPKNMCMLKSLETLILSGCSNLDEFPMEILKKMESLKVLEIDEIPLSELWPERSSSILGSFPYSLVELNLSGCNLSDDAFHRDLSNLSLLRTISLDKNPIRSLPVFIKSLRRLDDLSFLRCERLESLVALPKVHKVMDIRGCISLKKITYQSYGFQNSTAMMENYNLVDWEYLYKLEPIDRVDVEMTKLLGLSNLGSLPAIRMKKPKTLENRWSPVQGLYQYGIFSTFFVGNEVPGQFSHKSTMSSISFIVSLLPDHKIRGLNIFATYAKEKNSNNGSTDSDSDVDDGNERDPIMIKVRNKSKGLTWIYGPDLYGIPGEEEDIILLSHWKMENESILKCGDEVLVLVLMRPNVFQLKEFGVELVQEHQDKMSTQHNTTADLPDYPSVIGGDLSMWEHIPGLYLLGIPKKNTEYDESVEFSWLSWLNHVIMDSDEDDTGNEEDQEDEDTEEQQDDSAIVATRVVGSNNSAGVYSSDNEEEKRDEDTDSKEEQQDDQTLVPTRAAGSNNCGVKGWKVLIMAAVLLVLLFFMWSLCSLLAKESREKFMEFTVPT from the exons ATGGCTCTCGTGAGAACATCTCAAGGAACCTCCTCTGATTCCATAAATTTTCGGGGTTATCGCTACGACGTGTTCTTGAGCTTCAGAGGCGAAGACACTCGCATGACGTTTACTGACCACCTCTACACAGCCTTGAACAACGCAGGATTTCTCACGTTCCGAGACGACGACGAACTTAAGAGAGGAGAAGTTATAAAGCCAGGACTGCGGAAAGCGATCCATCTGTCACGAACTTCTGTTGTCGTGTTTTCAGAAGATTACGCATCATCCAGATGGTGCCTTGATGAGCTTGTGATGATCCTTGAACGCAAAAGGATCCTTAAACGCCAGAGGCCTCCCTCAGACCATGTAGTTTTACCAGTCTTCTACCATGTCGATCCGTCCCACGTGAGGAAGCAGACAGAAAGTATTGGAAAAGCATTTGAAAGACACGAGACATCTCAATCGCCGAAAAAGGTGACGAGATGGCGGAAGGCACTTGCAGAGGTTGCAAATCTAGCCGGCATGGTCTTACAAAATAAAGCTGATGG GTACGAGTCAAAGTTTATCGAAAAAATTGTTAAAGTGATAGGAGACAAGTTAAGTCGCACGCCATTGAGTGTTGAACCAAAATTGGTTGGAATCCAATCTCAAGTCGAACGAATCAATTTGTGGTTACAAGATGGATCAAGTGATGTTGGTATATTTGTTTTGTATGGCATGTCTGGAATAGGGAAGACAACCATTGCAAAACATATTTACAATTCTAACTACAAAAGATTTACAGGAAGTAGTttcattgaaaatatcaaagaaaTAGCAGTTCGAAATGGCTTAGTTCAAATACAAATGAAACTTCTTTATGATATTTTGAACGGTAGAAAAGTGAAAATACAGAGTGTTAGTGAGGGAATAAGTAAGATTGAAGGTGCCATAAGCTCTAGAAGAGTTCTGCTTGTTCTGGATGATGTGGACCAAATGGACCAATTAGATGCTGTACTAAGGATGAAAGATCGGTTTTTTCCCGGAAGTAAGATACTTATAACAACTAGGCGTGAAAGGTTGCTAAAGGCACATCAAGTTACAAAGGTGTACAATGTTAAAACTTTGGGTTACAATGAATCATTGGAGCTTTTCAGTTGGCATGCATTTGGCCAGGACCATCCCATAGAAGAATACATGGAGCATTCAAAAATGGCAGTGCAACATAGCGGCGGACTTCCATTAGCTCTAAAACTTTTGGGTTCTTCTTTATCAGGGGAAAGTATATGTGTATGGCAAAGTGCATTGGAGAAGTTAAAAGTTTTTCCTAATGGCGAAATCATGAATAAACTAAGAATAAGCTATGACAGTTTACAAGATGACCATGACCGGAAACTATTCCTCCACATTGCTTGTTTCCTaataggaaggaaaaaaaactaCATTGTTAGAATACTTGATGGATGTGATTTCCATACAACCATTGGCATTCATAATCTCATTGATAGATGCTTAGTGACAGTTTCTGAATGCGGTTGGGTAAACATGCATGACATGATTCGTGGCATGGGAAGAGAAATTGTTCGCCTAGAATCAGAAGAGCCTGAGAAACGTAGTAGATTATGGCGCCATAAGGATTCTTTCCAAGTATTGAGGGAAAAGAAT ggtTCACAAACAATTCAAGGTCTTGTATTGGATATGCGTATGCATCCTGCAAACAGTCCAATAAACACAAATGAGACAGCCTTGGAAACCAATGCATTTGAAAGGATGCGCAAATTACAATTACTCCATCTTAGTCATGTACGACTAGATGGATGTTACGCAGATTTCCCTACTGGGTTAAGATGGCTGTGTTGGCTTGAATTTCCTTTGGATTCTAtacctattgattttcctttgaaGTATCTAGTTGTTCTTGAAATGCAACATAGTAGCTTGAGACAAGTCTACAAAGGAACAAAA TTTCTTCCATCTTTGAAGATCCTTGATGTCAGCCATTCTCATGGCCTCACTGAAATTGTGGACTTCTCACTTTGCCCCAGTCTAGAAGAATTGATTATTGTAGATTGCACAAGCCTAATTGATGTTCATGAATCCATTAGAACCCTGGAGAGACTTGTGTACTTGAATATGAAGGATTGCAAGAATCTTAGGATGCTTCCAAAGAACATGTGCATGCTTAAATCACTTGAAACACTCATTTTATCTGGTTGCTCAAATCTTGATGAATTTCCAATGGAGATTCTGAAGAAGATGGAGTCTCTGAAAGTTCTTGAAATAGATGAAATTCCATTAAGTGAATTATGGCCAGAAAGAAGTTCAAGTATCTTGGGTTCTTTTCCTTACTCTTTAGTAGAGTTAAATCTCAGTGGGTGCAATCTTTCTGATGATGCCTTTCATAGGGATTTAAGTAACCTATCCTTGTTGCGAACAATAAGTTTAGATAAGAATCCAATTCGTAGTCTGCCAGTTTTCATCAAAAGTTTGCGAAGGCTCGATGATCTCTCTTTCTTAAGATGTGAGAGGCTCGAATCACTTGTGGCATTACCAAAAGTACACAAAGTTATGGATATACGTGGATGcatatcattaaaaaaaataacatatcaATCCTATGGGTTTCAGAATTCGACCGCTATGATGGAGAACTACAATCTAGTTGACTGGGAGTACTTGTACAAGTTAGAGCCTATTGATAGAGTTGATGTGGAAATGACCAAACTTTTAGGCTTGAGCAACTTGGGTTCCTTGCCAGCCATTCGAATGAAGAAACCAAAAACATTAGAGAATAGATGGAGTCCCGTCCAG GGATTGTACCAATATGGTATATTCAGCACATTTTTTGTTGGGAATGAGGTTCCGGGCCAGTTCAGCCATAAAAGTACAATGTCCTCAATATCTTTTATCGTGTCTTTGCTTCCAGATCACAAAATCCGAGGCCTGAACATCTTTGCTACCTATGCAAAGGAGAAGAATTCTAATAATGGTTCTACTGATTCTGATTCTGATGTTGACGACGGTAATGAACGTGATCCAATAATGATCAAAGTGAGAAACAAAAGCAAGGGTCTAACGTGGATATATGGCCCAGATCTCTATGGTATTccaggagaggaagaagatatCATATTGTTGAGCCACTGGAAAATGGAGAATGaatcaatattaaaatgtggAGATGAAGTGCTTGTTTTAGTACTCATGAGACCTAATGTGTTTCAGCTCAAGGAGTTCGGTGTCGAGCTTGTGCAAGAGCACCAAGACAAAATGAGTACACAACACAACACGACTGCAGATCTTCCTGATTATCCATCTGTCATCGGTGGAGATTTGTCCATGTGGGAGCATATACCAGGATTATACTTACTAGGTATCCCTAAAAAAAATACTGAATATGATGAAAGTGTTGAGTTCTCTTGGCTTAGTTGGTTGAATCACGTCATCATGGACTCTGATGAAGACGACACAG GCAACGAAGAAGATCAAGAAGATGAAGATACTG AAGAGCAACAGGATGATAGCGCAATTGTGGCGACAAGGGTTGTAGGCAGCAATAACTCTGCCGGTGTATATTCATCAGACAATGAAGAAGAGAAACGGGATGAAGATACCG ATTCAAAAGAAGAGCAACAAGATGATCAAACACTTGTACCAACAAGGGCAGCCGGCAGCAATAACTGCGGCGTTAAAGGGTGGAAGGTGCTCATCATGGCCGCTGTCTTGTTAGTTCTCTTGTTTTTTATGTGGTCGCTCTGCTCTCTATTGGCGAAAGAATCGAGAGAGAAGTTCATGGAGTTCACTGTCCCTACATGA
- the LOC126618633 gene encoding disease resistance protein RPV1-like isoform X3, with amino-acid sequence MGSSFIENIKEIAVRNGLVQIQMKLLYDILNGRKVKIQSVSEGISKIEGAISSRRVLLVLDDVDQMDQLDAVLRMKDRFFPGSKILITTRRERLLKAHQVTKVYNVKTLGYNESLELFSWHAFGQDHPIEEYMEHSKMAVQHSGGLPLALKLLGSSLSGESICVWQSALEKLKVFPNGEIMNKLRISYDSLQDDHDRKLFLHIACFLIGRKKNYIVRILDGCDFHTTIGIHNLIDRCLVTVSECGWVNMHDMIRGMGREIVRLESEEPEKRSRLWRHKDSFQVLREKNGSQTIQGLVLDMRMHPANSPINTNETALETNAFERMRKLQLLHLSHVRLDGCYADFPTGLRWLCWLEFPLDSIPIDFPLKYLVVLEMQHSSLRQVYKGTKFLPSLKILDVSHSHGLTEIVDFSLCPSLEELIIVDCTSLIDVHESIRTLERLVYLNMKDCKNLRMLPKNMCMLKSLETLILSGCSNLDEFPMEILKKMESLKVLEIDEIPLSELWPERSSSILGSFPYSLVELNLSGCNLSDDAFHRDLSNLSLLRTISLDKNPIRSLPVFIKSLRRLDDLSFLRCERLESLVALPKVHKVMDIRGCISLKKITYQSYGFQNSTAMMENYNLVDWEYLYKLEPIDRVDVEMTKLLGLSNLGSLPAIRMKKPKTLENRWSPVQGLYQYGIFSTFFVGNEVPGQFSHKSTMSSISFIVSLLPDHKIRGLNIFATYAKEKNSNNGSTDSDSDVDDGNERDPIMIKVRNKSKGLTWIYGPDLYGIPGEEEDIILLSHWKMENESILKCGDEVLVLVLMRPNVFQLKEFGVELVQEHQDKMSTQHNTTADLPDYPSVIGGDLSMWEHIPGLYLLGIPKKNTEYDESVEFSWLSWLNHVIMDSDEDDTGNEEDQEDEDTEEQQDDSAIVATRVVGSNNSAGVYSSDNEEEKRDEDTDSKEEQQDDQTLVPTRAAGSNNCGVKGWKVLIMAAVLLVLLFFMWSLCSLLAKESREKFMEFTVPT; translated from the exons ATGG GAAGTAGTttcattgaaaatatcaaagaaaTAGCAGTTCGAAATGGCTTAGTTCAAATACAAATGAAACTTCTTTATGATATTTTGAACGGTAGAAAAGTGAAAATACAGAGTGTTAGTGAGGGAATAAGTAAGATTGAAGGTGCCATAAGCTCTAGAAGAGTTCTGCTTGTTCTGGATGATGTGGACCAAATGGACCAATTAGATGCTGTACTAAGGATGAAAGATCGGTTTTTTCCCGGAAGTAAGATACTTATAACAACTAGGCGTGAAAGGTTGCTAAAGGCACATCAAGTTACAAAGGTGTACAATGTTAAAACTTTGGGTTACAATGAATCATTGGAGCTTTTCAGTTGGCATGCATTTGGCCAGGACCATCCCATAGAAGAATACATGGAGCATTCAAAAATGGCAGTGCAACATAGCGGCGGACTTCCATTAGCTCTAAAACTTTTGGGTTCTTCTTTATCAGGGGAAAGTATATGTGTATGGCAAAGTGCATTGGAGAAGTTAAAAGTTTTTCCTAATGGCGAAATCATGAATAAACTAAGAATAAGCTATGACAGTTTACAAGATGACCATGACCGGAAACTATTCCTCCACATTGCTTGTTTCCTaataggaaggaaaaaaaactaCATTGTTAGAATACTTGATGGATGTGATTTCCATACAACCATTGGCATTCATAATCTCATTGATAGATGCTTAGTGACAGTTTCTGAATGCGGTTGGGTAAACATGCATGACATGATTCGTGGCATGGGAAGAGAAATTGTTCGCCTAGAATCAGAAGAGCCTGAGAAACGTAGTAGATTATGGCGCCATAAGGATTCTTTCCAAGTATTGAGGGAAAAGAAT ggtTCACAAACAATTCAAGGTCTTGTATTGGATATGCGTATGCATCCTGCAAACAGTCCAATAAACACAAATGAGACAGCCTTGGAAACCAATGCATTTGAAAGGATGCGCAAATTACAATTACTCCATCTTAGTCATGTACGACTAGATGGATGTTACGCAGATTTCCCTACTGGGTTAAGATGGCTGTGTTGGCTTGAATTTCCTTTGGATTCTAtacctattgattttcctttgaaGTATCTAGTTGTTCTTGAAATGCAACATAGTAGCTTGAGACAAGTCTACAAAGGAACAAAA TTTCTTCCATCTTTGAAGATCCTTGATGTCAGCCATTCTCATGGCCTCACTGAAATTGTGGACTTCTCACTTTGCCCCAGTCTAGAAGAATTGATTATTGTAGATTGCACAAGCCTAATTGATGTTCATGAATCCATTAGAACCCTGGAGAGACTTGTGTACTTGAATATGAAGGATTGCAAGAATCTTAGGATGCTTCCAAAGAACATGTGCATGCTTAAATCACTTGAAACACTCATTTTATCTGGTTGCTCAAATCTTGATGAATTTCCAATGGAGATTCTGAAGAAGATGGAGTCTCTGAAAGTTCTTGAAATAGATGAAATTCCATTAAGTGAATTATGGCCAGAAAGAAGTTCAAGTATCTTGGGTTCTTTTCCTTACTCTTTAGTAGAGTTAAATCTCAGTGGGTGCAATCTTTCTGATGATGCCTTTCATAGGGATTTAAGTAACCTATCCTTGTTGCGAACAATAAGTTTAGATAAGAATCCAATTCGTAGTCTGCCAGTTTTCATCAAAAGTTTGCGAAGGCTCGATGATCTCTCTTTCTTAAGATGTGAGAGGCTCGAATCACTTGTGGCATTACCAAAAGTACACAAAGTTATGGATATACGTGGATGcatatcattaaaaaaaataacatatcaATCCTATGGGTTTCAGAATTCGACCGCTATGATGGAGAACTACAATCTAGTTGACTGGGAGTACTTGTACAAGTTAGAGCCTATTGATAGAGTTGATGTGGAAATGACCAAACTTTTAGGCTTGAGCAACTTGGGTTCCTTGCCAGCCATTCGAATGAAGAAACCAAAAACATTAGAGAATAGATGGAGTCCCGTCCAG GGATTGTACCAATATGGTATATTCAGCACATTTTTTGTTGGGAATGAGGTTCCGGGCCAGTTCAGCCATAAAAGTACAATGTCCTCAATATCTTTTATCGTGTCTTTGCTTCCAGATCACAAAATCCGAGGCCTGAACATCTTTGCTACCTATGCAAAGGAGAAGAATTCTAATAATGGTTCTACTGATTCTGATTCTGATGTTGACGACGGTAATGAACGTGATCCAATAATGATCAAAGTGAGAAACAAAAGCAAGGGTCTAACGTGGATATATGGCCCAGATCTCTATGGTATTccaggagaggaagaagatatCATATTGTTGAGCCACTGGAAAATGGAGAATGaatcaatattaaaatgtggAGATGAAGTGCTTGTTTTAGTACTCATGAGACCTAATGTGTTTCAGCTCAAGGAGTTCGGTGTCGAGCTTGTGCAAGAGCACCAAGACAAAATGAGTACACAACACAACACGACTGCAGATCTTCCTGATTATCCATCTGTCATCGGTGGAGATTTGTCCATGTGGGAGCATATACCAGGATTATACTTACTAGGTATCCCTAAAAAAAATACTGAATATGATGAAAGTGTTGAGTTCTCTTGGCTTAGTTGGTTGAATCACGTCATCATGGACTCTGATGAAGACGACACAG GCAACGAAGAAGATCAAGAAGATGAAGATACTG AAGAGCAACAGGATGATAGCGCAATTGTGGCGACAAGGGTTGTAGGCAGCAATAACTCTGCCGGTGTATATTCATCAGACAATGAAGAAGAGAAACGGGATGAAGATACCG ATTCAAAAGAAGAGCAACAAGATGATCAAACACTTGTACCAACAAGGGCAGCCGGCAGCAATAACTGCGGCGTTAAAGGGTGGAAGGTGCTCATCATGGCCGCTGTCTTGTTAGTTCTCTTGTTTTTTATGTGGTCGCTCTGCTCTCTATTGGCGAAAGAATCGAGAGAGAAGTTCATGGAGTTCACTGTCCCTACATGA
- the LOC126618633 gene encoding disease resistance protein RUN1-like isoform X2 produces the protein MALVRTSQGTSSDSINFRGYRYDVFLSFRGEDTRMTFTDHLYTALNNAGFLTFRDDDELKRGEVIKPGLRKAIHLSRTSVVVFSEDYASSRWCLDELVMILERKRILKRQRPPSDHVVLPVFYHVDPSHVRKQTESIGKAFERHETSQSPKKVTRWRKALAEVANLAGMVLQNKADGYESKFIEKIVKVIGDKLSRTPLSVEPKLVGIQSQVERINLWLQDGSSDVGIFVLYGMSGIGKTTIAKHIYNSNYKRFTGSSFIENIKEIAVRNGLVQIQMKLLYDILNGRKVKIQSVSEGISKIEGAISSRRVLLVLDDVDQMDQLDAVLRMKDRFFPGSKILITTRRERLLKAHQVTKVYNVKTLGYNESLELFSWHAFGQDHPIEEYMEHSKMAVQHSGGLPLALKLLGSSLSGESICVWQSALEKLKVFPNGEIMNKLRISYDSLQDDHDRKLFLHIACFLIGRKKNYIVRILDGCDFHTTIGIHNLIDRCLVTVSECGWVNMHDMIRGMGREIVRLESEEPEKRSRLWRHKDSFQVLREKNGSQTIQGLVLDMRMHPANSPINTNETALETNAFERMRKLQLLHLSHVRLDGCYADFPTGLRWLCWLEFPLDSIPIDFPLKYLVVLEMQHSSLRQVYKGTKFLPSLKILDVSHSHGLTEIVDFSLCPSLEELIIVDCTSLIDVHESIRTLERLVYLNMKDCKNLRMLPKNMCMLKSLETLILSGCSNLDEFPMEILKKMESLKVLEIDEIPLSELWPERSSSILGSFPYSLVELNLSGCNLSDDAFHRDLSNLSLLRTISLDKNPIRSLPVFIKSLRRLDDLSFLRCERLESLVALPKVHKVMDIRGCISLKKITYQSYGFQNSTAMMENYNLVDWEYLYKLEPIDRVDVEMTKLLGLSNLGSLPAIRMKKPKTLENRWSPVQGLYQYGIFSTFFVGNEVPGQFSHKSTMSSISFIVSLLPDHKIRGLNIFATYAKEKNSNNGSTDSDSDVDDGNERDPIMIKVRNKSKGLTWIYGPDLYGIPGEEEDIILLSHWKMENESILKCGDEVLVLVLMRPNVFQLKEFGVELVQEHQDKMSTQHNTTADLPDYPSVIGGDLSMWEHIPGLYLLGIPKKNTEYDESVEFSWLSWLNHVIMDSDEDDTGML, from the exons ATGGCTCTCGTGAGAACATCTCAAGGAACCTCCTCTGATTCCATAAATTTTCGGGGTTATCGCTACGACGTGTTCTTGAGCTTCAGAGGCGAAGACACTCGCATGACGTTTACTGACCACCTCTACACAGCCTTGAACAACGCAGGATTTCTCACGTTCCGAGACGACGACGAACTTAAGAGAGGAGAAGTTATAAAGCCAGGACTGCGGAAAGCGATCCATCTGTCACGAACTTCTGTTGTCGTGTTTTCAGAAGATTACGCATCATCCAGATGGTGCCTTGATGAGCTTGTGATGATCCTTGAACGCAAAAGGATCCTTAAACGCCAGAGGCCTCCCTCAGACCATGTAGTTTTACCAGTCTTCTACCATGTCGATCCGTCCCACGTGAGGAAGCAGACAGAAAGTATTGGAAAAGCATTTGAAAGACACGAGACATCTCAATCGCCGAAAAAGGTGACGAGATGGCGGAAGGCACTTGCAGAGGTTGCAAATCTAGCCGGCATGGTCTTACAAAATAAAGCTGATGG GTACGAGTCAAAGTTTATCGAAAAAATTGTTAAAGTGATAGGAGACAAGTTAAGTCGCACGCCATTGAGTGTTGAACCAAAATTGGTTGGAATCCAATCTCAAGTCGAACGAATCAATTTGTGGTTACAAGATGGATCAAGTGATGTTGGTATATTTGTTTTGTATGGCATGTCTGGAATAGGGAAGACAACCATTGCAAAACATATTTACAATTCTAACTACAAAAGATTTACAGGAAGTAGTttcattgaaaatatcaaagaaaTAGCAGTTCGAAATGGCTTAGTTCAAATACAAATGAAACTTCTTTATGATATTTTGAACGGTAGAAAAGTGAAAATACAGAGTGTTAGTGAGGGAATAAGTAAGATTGAAGGTGCCATAAGCTCTAGAAGAGTTCTGCTTGTTCTGGATGATGTGGACCAAATGGACCAATTAGATGCTGTACTAAGGATGAAAGATCGGTTTTTTCCCGGAAGTAAGATACTTATAACAACTAGGCGTGAAAGGTTGCTAAAGGCACATCAAGTTACAAAGGTGTACAATGTTAAAACTTTGGGTTACAATGAATCATTGGAGCTTTTCAGTTGGCATGCATTTGGCCAGGACCATCCCATAGAAGAATACATGGAGCATTCAAAAATGGCAGTGCAACATAGCGGCGGACTTCCATTAGCTCTAAAACTTTTGGGTTCTTCTTTATCAGGGGAAAGTATATGTGTATGGCAAAGTGCATTGGAGAAGTTAAAAGTTTTTCCTAATGGCGAAATCATGAATAAACTAAGAATAAGCTATGACAGTTTACAAGATGACCATGACCGGAAACTATTCCTCCACATTGCTTGTTTCCTaataggaaggaaaaaaaactaCATTGTTAGAATACTTGATGGATGTGATTTCCATACAACCATTGGCATTCATAATCTCATTGATAGATGCTTAGTGACAGTTTCTGAATGCGGTTGGGTAAACATGCATGACATGATTCGTGGCATGGGAAGAGAAATTGTTCGCCTAGAATCAGAAGAGCCTGAGAAACGTAGTAGATTATGGCGCCATAAGGATTCTTTCCAAGTATTGAGGGAAAAGAAT ggtTCACAAACAATTCAAGGTCTTGTATTGGATATGCGTATGCATCCTGCAAACAGTCCAATAAACACAAATGAGACAGCCTTGGAAACCAATGCATTTGAAAGGATGCGCAAATTACAATTACTCCATCTTAGTCATGTACGACTAGATGGATGTTACGCAGATTTCCCTACTGGGTTAAGATGGCTGTGTTGGCTTGAATTTCCTTTGGATTCTAtacctattgattttcctttgaaGTATCTAGTTGTTCTTGAAATGCAACATAGTAGCTTGAGACAAGTCTACAAAGGAACAAAA TTTCTTCCATCTTTGAAGATCCTTGATGTCAGCCATTCTCATGGCCTCACTGAAATTGTGGACTTCTCACTTTGCCCCAGTCTAGAAGAATTGATTATTGTAGATTGCACAAGCCTAATTGATGTTCATGAATCCATTAGAACCCTGGAGAGACTTGTGTACTTGAATATGAAGGATTGCAAGAATCTTAGGATGCTTCCAAAGAACATGTGCATGCTTAAATCACTTGAAACACTCATTTTATCTGGTTGCTCAAATCTTGATGAATTTCCAATGGAGATTCTGAAGAAGATGGAGTCTCTGAAAGTTCTTGAAATAGATGAAATTCCATTAAGTGAATTATGGCCAGAAAGAAGTTCAAGTATCTTGGGTTCTTTTCCTTACTCTTTAGTAGAGTTAAATCTCAGTGGGTGCAATCTTTCTGATGATGCCTTTCATAGGGATTTAAGTAACCTATCCTTGTTGCGAACAATAAGTTTAGATAAGAATCCAATTCGTAGTCTGCCAGTTTTCATCAAAAGTTTGCGAAGGCTCGATGATCTCTCTTTCTTAAGATGTGAGAGGCTCGAATCACTTGTGGCATTACCAAAAGTACACAAAGTTATGGATATACGTGGATGcatatcattaaaaaaaataacatatcaATCCTATGGGTTTCAGAATTCGACCGCTATGATGGAGAACTACAATCTAGTTGACTGGGAGTACTTGTACAAGTTAGAGCCTATTGATAGAGTTGATGTGGAAATGACCAAACTTTTAGGCTTGAGCAACTTGGGTTCCTTGCCAGCCATTCGAATGAAGAAACCAAAAACATTAGAGAATAGATGGAGTCCCGTCCAG GGATTGTACCAATATGGTATATTCAGCACATTTTTTGTTGGGAATGAGGTTCCGGGCCAGTTCAGCCATAAAAGTACAATGTCCTCAATATCTTTTATCGTGTCTTTGCTTCCAGATCACAAAATCCGAGGCCTGAACATCTTTGCTACCTATGCAAAGGAGAAGAATTCTAATAATGGTTCTACTGATTCTGATTCTGATGTTGACGACGGTAATGAACGTGATCCAATAATGATCAAAGTGAGAAACAAAAGCAAGGGTCTAACGTGGATATATGGCCCAGATCTCTATGGTATTccaggagaggaagaagatatCATATTGTTGAGCCACTGGAAAATGGAGAATGaatcaatattaaaatgtggAGATGAAGTGCTTGTTTTAGTACTCATGAGACCTAATGTGTTTCAGCTCAAGGAGTTCGGTGTCGAGCTTGTGCAAGAGCACCAAGACAAAATGAGTACACAACACAACACGACTGCAGATCTTCCTGATTATCCATCTGTCATCGGTGGAGATTTGTCCATGTGGGAGCATATACCAGGATTATACTTACTAGGTATCCCTAAAAAAAATACTGAATATGATGAAAGTGTTGAGTTCTCTTGGCTTAGTTGGTTGAATCACGTCATCATGGACTCTGATGAAGACGACACAGGTATGTTGT AA